In Rhineura floridana isolate rRhiFlo1 chromosome 1, rRhiFlo1.hap2, whole genome shotgun sequence, the following proteins share a genomic window:
- the PSD2 gene encoding PH and SEC7 domain-containing protein 2 isoform X5 — MKGTYYSSLDSLDVLSLTDETDSCVSFEAPLTPLIQQRTKESSELLEQKLITHEKDALEPTITDKQEDAMAKAIDGDFGSPLKHSITSSRSENVLSRVSLKNIPNGYHLERPEEDATKFINSISDASIKDVLSDSDSNMGSTEQLDQGSTDTLFNGCRADNEAAKRLAKRLYNLEGFKHCDVARQLGKNNEFSKLVAEEYLRFFDFTGLTLDKALRTFLKAFPLMGETQERERVLIHFSHRYCQCNAEDSTSEDGIHTLTCALMLLNTDLHGHDCPLVFHLLPSP, encoded by the exons ATGAAGGGCACATACTACAGCAGTCTGGACTCCTTGGATGTGCTCTCACTGACAGATGAGACAGACAGCTGTGTTAGCTTTGAAGCTCCACTCACCCCTCTTATTCAGCAAAGAACTAAGGAAAGTTCTGAACTTTTAGAACAGAAACTCATCACTCATGAGAAGGATGCCCTGGAGCCCACAATAACAGATAAACAGGAAGACGCAATGGCCAAAGCAATAGATGGTGATTTTGGGAGCCCCCTGAAGCATTCTATCACTAGCAGCCGGTCCGAAAATGTGCTGAGCAGGGTATCTCTGAAAAACATCCCAAATGGGTATCACTTGGAGAGACCAGAAGAAGATGCCACAAAGTTTATTAATTCAATCAG CGATGCCAGTATAAAAGATGTTCTTTCTGACTCAGACTCCAATATGGGCAGCACAGAACAACTTGACCAGGGAAGCACAGACACTCTCTTCAATGGCTGCAGGGCGGACAATGAGGCTGCCAAGAGATTGGCCAAACGGCTCTATAACCTTGAAGGATTCAAGCACTGTGACGTGGCACGGCAGCTTGGGAAGAA TAATGAATTTAGCAAACTTGTAGCAGAAGAATATCTCCGTTTCTTTGACTTCACTGGGCTGACCTTGGATAAAGCACTCAG AACATTCCTAAAAGCTTTCCCTCTGATGGGAGAGACACAAGAACGGGAACGCGTCCTCATCCATTTCTCACACAGATATTGTCAATGCAATGCAGAAGATAGCACATCTGAAG ATGGAATCCATACACTCACGTGTGCCCTG